The Balneolaceae bacterium DNA segment CAATACACTTTGTAACTGTCTTTTCAGTTTGTCGAGGTCGCTTTTGATAATAGACCAAACGATTTCATAATCGATTCCGAAATAATGATGAACAATTCGATTACGAAATCCACGAATTCTCTGCCATTCAATTTCATCATGATCCTCATGAAAATCCGTCCCTAAACGATTAGCCGCTTCCCCTATAATTTCAAAGTTTCTGACTACGGCATCGATTGTTTTCTCATCATTGATGAAAGCTTCATAACTCATTCCATCTGTATATCT contains these protein-coding regions:
- a CDS encoding DUF86 domain-containing protein is translated as MSKRDASLLLEDMIEAANKIERYTDGMSYEAFINDEKTIDAVVRNFEIIGEAANRLGTDFHEDHDEIEWQRIRGFRNRIVHHYFGIDYEIVWSIIKSDLDKLKRQLQSVLDRQ